Proteins from a genomic interval of Arthrobacter sp. CAN_C5:
- a CDS encoding LuxR C-terminal-related transcriptional regulator → MTSQPRADNLKRSILDEVLHAAGRELVTDRGGGLILTTSTVFGGDFLLARILASAAPGCTVNVQGTEPFADVSYAPLAPLLLDSPDINFRSELEVLSAVRDRIKRLADGGSCVVVVRGPEHLDSSSIAILTRLAESPEIGLLIRSGPRSQLPLDLELSLADGFIDEVQIPVLSPADVREYFGTILGATLPMLSSTLVCDVIGGSPVLLEMVSRDEELQHLIEVRDGVWILPRELSLTDRMAERIFSLIADYGQQETDVLLTVALAHQIPVDVVVDLWGVNAVNDLLLEGALTRVEDAGQIWLRASPPILGAAIRHRIEPFRSRRLWENVNQHLSNLSNTPGVIHRVMWKLSVGVVVEDREVLIAATLANCLDQPDTAELLLQLLPSDLTVDDAGIVAAAEVQRARAEFYDGRTDLALSRIRQLLMGNPGPEVLASVVHFVFQLNLATGMGASTLAQAIRRRSAAASTGETYERTLMMRLGSDLQQLVGGTIPEEPVVEAAGLPDDPNEAMCWHVVAGELHYRRGDLHAAAAEFTRALDIILEEDCLRNYGGYVVVRLMFLLAGGGFWEDLAALQAKLTHGRAPWVKRSIGFWELVVGLTELRRGRPVTALVHLRTAVVVLRGRDIKRFRPLANALAAYTAWLIGDPSLEGYVAEYGRLTHLGPPERLMLAEAYMAVVREPPDSPLIRQRNAVTAEVANPQLRTELTVLGVQAGASDAISRAIHCSAGLTDPRAQSLNTVLSALAEGDPARLIEAAEFCLAHRQELLVPVCLGVLLTQSAGSNGKVVRSASKLLGQLDPELQRAHPQLAALRQATRLTPRETVVAADVAAGKTARQIAKEQGVSIRTVDGHVESILTKLGLSSRKDIGKQDR, encoded by the coding sequence ATGACCAGCCAGCCCCGCGCAGACAACCTCAAACGAAGCATTCTCGACGAGGTACTTCACGCAGCGGGACGCGAGTTGGTGACTGACCGAGGAGGCGGGTTGATTCTGACCACCTCCACCGTCTTCGGCGGAGACTTCCTGCTTGCACGCATACTGGCATCCGCTGCCCCCGGCTGCACGGTGAACGTGCAGGGCACCGAGCCCTTCGCGGATGTCTCGTATGCCCCGCTGGCACCCCTCCTCCTCGATTCGCCCGACATCAACTTCCGGTCGGAACTTGAAGTGTTGTCCGCTGTCCGGGACCGTATCAAGCGACTGGCCGACGGGGGGAGCTGCGTGGTGGTGGTGCGTGGCCCCGAGCACCTCGATTCGTCGAGCATTGCCATCCTGACCAGGCTCGCGGAATCTCCGGAGATTGGACTGCTCATTCGAAGCGGCCCCCGTAGCCAGCTTCCCCTGGACCTTGAACTGTCGCTGGCGGACGGCTTCATCGACGAGGTCCAGATCCCGGTACTCTCCCCGGCAGACGTCCGGGAGTACTTCGGGACCATCCTGGGAGCGACGCTGCCGATGCTTTCCAGCACCCTCGTATGCGACGTGATCGGGGGAAGCCCGGTGTTGCTGGAAATGGTCTCCCGGGATGAAGAGTTACAGCATCTGATCGAGGTCCGTGACGGTGTCTGGATACTTCCCCGGGAGCTCAGCCTGACCGATCGAATGGCTGAAAGGATCTTCAGCCTGATCGCCGACTACGGTCAGCAGGAAACCGATGTCCTCCTCACAGTCGCCCTCGCCCACCAGATTCCGGTGGACGTGGTCGTTGATCTGTGGGGGGTTAATGCGGTCAACGACCTGCTTCTGGAGGGTGCGCTGACCCGGGTGGAAGACGCCGGACAGATCTGGCTGCGTGCCTCCCCACCCATCCTTGGAGCGGCCATCCGACACCGGATCGAACCGTTCCGGTCGCGACGGCTCTGGGAGAACGTCAACCAGCACCTCAGTAACCTCTCCAACACCCCTGGCGTGATCCACCGGGTGATGTGGAAGCTGTCAGTGGGGGTGGTCGTCGAGGACCGGGAGGTTCTCATCGCCGCCACACTGGCTAACTGCCTTGACCAACCGGACACCGCCGAACTGCTGCTGCAACTGCTCCCGTCCGACTTGACCGTTGACGATGCAGGGATCGTCGCAGCCGCCGAGGTGCAGCGGGCACGGGCCGAATTCTACGACGGCCGGACAGATCTCGCGCTGTCCCGCATCCGCCAGCTCCTGATGGGAAACCCTGGCCCTGAGGTGCTCGCCTCGGTGGTCCACTTTGTCTTCCAGCTCAATCTTGCCACCGGGATGGGCGCCTCCACGCTGGCGCAGGCGATCCGGCGTCGGTCCGCTGCAGCGTCAACGGGGGAGACCTATGAGCGCACGCTGATGATGCGGCTCGGCAGCGACCTGCAGCAACTCGTGGGGGGCACCATTCCGGAGGAACCGGTTGTAGAAGCGGCAGGGCTGCCCGACGATCCGAATGAGGCGATGTGCTGGCACGTCGTCGCAGGGGAGTTGCACTACCGCCGTGGGGATCTTCACGCTGCGGCCGCGGAGTTCACGCGCGCCCTCGACATCATCCTTGAGGAAGATTGTCTACGGAACTACGGCGGGTATGTGGTGGTGCGGCTGATGTTCCTGTTGGCCGGCGGTGGCTTTTGGGAGGACCTGGCGGCCCTCCAAGCCAAGCTCACGCATGGCAGGGCGCCGTGGGTGAAACGGTCTATCGGTTTCTGGGAGCTGGTGGTGGGCCTGACAGAGCTTCGTCGTGGACGGCCGGTAACGGCCCTCGTCCATCTGCGGACTGCCGTGGTGGTGCTCCGGGGCAGGGACATCAAGCGGTTCAGGCCACTAGCCAACGCACTGGCCGCCTACACGGCCTGGCTGATCGGAGATCCCAGCCTTGAGGGGTACGTCGCGGAATATGGCCGGCTCACTCACCTGGGGCCCCCCGAACGCCTGATGCTGGCGGAGGCCTACATGGCGGTGGTCCGGGAACCACCCGATTCCCCGTTGATCCGTCAGCGCAACGCTGTGACGGCGGAGGTGGCGAATCCCCAACTCCGCACCGAACTGACCGTTCTGGGGGTGCAGGCTGGTGCGTCCGATGCCATCTCCAGGGCCATCCACTGTTCGGCAGGGCTGACTGATCCACGTGCCCAAAGCCTGAACACGGTGTTGAGCGCCCTGGCGGAAGGGGATCCGGCCCGACTCATCGAGGCAGCGGAGTTTTGCCTCGCCCATCGGCAGGAGTTGCTGGTTCCCGTCTGTCTGGGGGTGCTGCTTACCCAATCAGCTGGCTCGAACGGCAAGGTGGTCAGGAGTGCATCGAAACTGCTGGGGCAGCTCGATCCTGAACTTCAGCGGGCGCACCCACAACTGGCGGCCCTCCGCCAGGCCACCCGTCTTACCCCTCGTGAGACGGTTGTCGCCGCAGATGTCGCCGCCGGGAAAACCGCCCGCCAGATCGCGAAGGAGCAGGGAGTGTCCATCAGGACCGTGGATGGGCACGTGGAGAGTATTCTCACGAAGCTGGGTTTGTCCTCACGCAAGGACATCGGTAAGCAAGATCGCTAG
- a CDS encoding LuxR C-terminal-related transcriptional regulator codes for MTQLEDFLQHGVSVVVEGQFGSGKTESLRAASLSLESDSHIVRLRGTPRGSGTAYLALGELIRVPAGSTLHPATVFAQLSARLRDLATDRPVILLIDNFDFLDPESRALCTMVLGMSSVTLLVSCNRVDDSPELRAAVNSRSIELLTLTPLSVDEGRDVITRVLGGPVSTSVANSLHAHSRGNARILAMLCAHARENGNIALVDGRWRTTPHYSEPFTSGSLRSGLAVLQSRLNSAERAALEILAAAGSVHIDVLAQHCDMGALERLQREGMVEARDGGNTYWLHSKGLAHILRQTLGIARSREVWSTIVEPGMAQRGVRPPGANIVWALQRGIEVNDSALLAAADDALRAYSPRIALDLASAVAAQTGLAQRVQAEAHWFLGQSEEGRKFLFAGAADVAGAPGAVVGEADVGRLLQSVFAAREASLEEVGGDTVAQLLVLRRTGDYRAVLDLFRSITLPAWPDARYLVTMVAAEAHAVCGDSARARMLTIECGLVYRSVRSAVVREIGETAHYRVLFLNGEWRGLTDILSQNVLRRPGRLLFGEQSTLLLPSLVSREPRDAVIGGERGVRIPTDTFGWFAARCADLFGEPDDHGQVAAGFKELAGHGKLAGLLGLQLFALGSMVLTQGQHNADATPDHGFNELDLKRLERCARSTTGPLARQLGLLADGVLSGEPITLVRAAQAAARQGNTALSGVAATLASRAAGRVRQPDVQRAAQELVPGPELHLDLQAETEVLTRRERQVVDLAVSRSKNSEIAALLGISPRTAERHLQNAYRKLGVSTREQLRQALLPLDDGAESGGA; via the coding sequence ATGACACAGCTGGAGGATTTCCTCCAGCATGGAGTCTCCGTGGTCGTCGAGGGACAATTCGGGTCAGGAAAGACCGAGTCTTTACGGGCGGCATCCCTTTCGCTCGAATCCGACAGCCACATCGTCCGTCTTCGAGGGACGCCCCGGGGCAGCGGAACCGCATACCTCGCACTGGGAGAGCTCATCCGGGTGCCTGCGGGCTCGACCCTCCACCCGGCGACCGTTTTCGCCCAGCTCTCGGCCAGGCTGCGGGACTTGGCCACTGACCGGCCGGTCATCCTGCTGATCGACAATTTCGATTTCCTGGACCCCGAGAGCCGGGCCCTGTGCACCATGGTGCTGGGAATGTCATCGGTCACACTTCTCGTGTCCTGCAACCGGGTAGACGACAGCCCGGAATTGCGGGCAGCAGTCAATAGCCGGTCCATTGAGCTCCTGACTCTCACGCCCTTGTCGGTGGACGAGGGCAGGGACGTGATTACACGTGTCCTGGGTGGACCGGTCTCCACCTCGGTGGCGAACTCCCTACACGCGCATTCCCGGGGGAACGCCCGGATTCTGGCCATGCTCTGCGCCCACGCACGGGAGAACGGCAACATTGCCCTGGTCGACGGGCGATGGCGGACTACCCCGCACTACTCCGAACCTTTCACCAGCGGATCCCTCCGCAGCGGTCTGGCTGTGCTGCAGTCACGGCTCAATAGTGCTGAGCGGGCTGCGCTGGAGATCCTCGCCGCCGCCGGGTCCGTCCACATCGACGTCCTTGCCCAGCACTGCGACATGGGGGCGCTGGAACGACTGCAACGCGAAGGTATGGTCGAGGCGCGCGACGGTGGAAACACGTATTGGCTGCATAGCAAAGGCCTCGCCCACATCCTGCGGCAAACCCTGGGCATAGCCAGGAGCCGTGAGGTTTGGTCAACAATTGTCGAGCCCGGGATGGCGCAGCGAGGGGTGCGGCCGCCCGGTGCCAACATCGTCTGGGCATTGCAGCGCGGTATTGAGGTGAATGACTCGGCACTGCTGGCCGCAGCCGACGACGCGCTGCGGGCCTACTCGCCACGAATAGCGCTCGACCTCGCCTCGGCGGTCGCAGCGCAAACCGGATTGGCCCAGCGGGTCCAGGCCGAAGCGCACTGGTTCCTTGGACAGTCCGAGGAGGGCAGGAAATTCCTGTTTGCAGGTGCCGCTGACGTTGCAGGGGCACCCGGAGCGGTAGTAGGCGAAGCCGACGTCGGACGACTCTTGCAGTCCGTCTTTGCTGCCCGTGAGGCTTCGCTGGAAGAGGTCGGGGGCGACACCGTGGCGCAGTTGCTGGTCCTGCGGCGCACCGGCGACTATCGGGCAGTGCTTGATCTCTTTCGCTCGATTACCCTCCCTGCGTGGCCCGACGCCCGCTACCTGGTGACCATGGTCGCCGCCGAAGCCCATGCGGTATGCGGGGACTCGGCCCGTGCCCGCATGCTCACCATTGAATGCGGGCTGGTGTACCGCAGCGTGCGCTCCGCGGTGGTGCGGGAGATTGGTGAGACCGCCCACTACCGGGTGCTGTTCCTCAACGGCGAGTGGCGCGGTCTCACCGACATCCTCAGCCAGAATGTACTCCGGCGCCCAGGCCGGCTTCTCTTCGGGGAACAGTCCACGCTCCTGCTGCCAAGCCTGGTCTCCCGGGAACCACGTGACGCGGTGATCGGTGGGGAGCGTGGCGTGCGGATTCCTACCGACACGTTTGGCTGGTTCGCAGCCCGATGCGCCGACCTCTTCGGAGAACCGGACGACCATGGACAGGTCGCCGCCGGGTTCAAGGAACTTGCTGGACATGGGAAGCTGGCGGGGCTGCTGGGCCTGCAGCTCTTCGCGCTCGGATCCATGGTGTTAACACAGGGCCAGCACAACGCGGACGCCACTCCCGACCACGGCTTCAACGAGTTGGATCTCAAGCGTCTTGAACGGTGTGCCCGATCCACCACGGGGCCTCTCGCCCGCCAGCTGGGCCTGCTCGCCGATGGTGTGCTGTCAGGAGAGCCGATCACCCTCGTCAGGGCCGCGCAAGCAGCAGCCCGGCAAGGCAACACCGCGTTGTCGGGGGTGGCCGCCACTCTGGCGTCCCGCGCAGCGGGCAGGGTCAGGCAGCCTGACGTCCAACGGGCCGCCCAGGAGCTGGTCCCCGGACCTGAGCTTCACCTTGACCTGCAGGCAGAGACCGAGGTGCTGACGCGCCGGGAGCGTCAGGTGGTTGATCTTGCCGTGTCCCGCAGCAAGAACTCCGAGATCGCGGCACTGCTGGGAATTTCCCCCAGGACCGCCGAGCGTCACCTGCAGAATGCGTACCGGAAACTGGGGGTCTCGACCAGGGAGCAATTGCGGCAGGCACTGCTGCCTCTCGATGACGGTGCAGAATCGGGCGGTGCATGA
- a CDS encoding winged helix-turn-helix domain-containing protein, protein MSVASGYVHISLRNAQNRGTLQARSYQPRPSFVPYGELPAQDPPTPKYRPLQAVPGSADGSHTDTAPTPVVTPNGIPGPQSVSGDTTARGFVLYVALDEETAAANGTTLTRLAQDVRAHVRSLVPQAQSHAAVALAPADAVGSDIDVVRQALGDPTVTRRAPAAPAQPAASRPTGVLIDLSRREVHLDGDTLNLTFKEFELLNYLVENATRTVGREELLSGLWRNAEEVPNERTIDVHIRRLRSKLGRLANTVRTVRGQGYRFYEHPEVIVWAAPEYSI, encoded by the coding sequence ATGTCAGTAGCATCTGGATACGTCCACATCTCACTTCGCAACGCTCAGAATCGCGGTACGCTCCAGGCCCGCTCCTACCAGCCGCGGCCGTCCTTTGTTCCCTATGGTGAACTGCCGGCACAGGACCCGCCGACGCCAAAATATCGGCCCCTGCAGGCGGTGCCGGGCTCAGCCGACGGCTCCCACACTGACACGGCACCCACCCCTGTCGTCACCCCGAACGGGATCCCCGGACCGCAATCGGTCAGCGGAGACACCACCGCCCGCGGCTTTGTCCTGTATGTGGCACTCGACGAGGAGACCGCCGCCGCGAACGGAACAACCCTGACCAGGCTGGCGCAGGATGTCCGGGCCCACGTCCGCTCCCTTGTACCGCAGGCCCAAAGTCACGCCGCAGTGGCGCTTGCCCCGGCGGATGCCGTCGGCAGCGATATCGACGTCGTCAGGCAGGCCCTCGGCGATCCGACAGTCACCCGCCGGGCACCTGCGGCCCCCGCCCAGCCGGCCGCGTCGCGTCCGACCGGGGTGCTGATCGATCTGTCCCGCCGTGAGGTCCATCTCGATGGCGACACCCTGAACCTGACTTTCAAAGAGTTCGAGCTCCTCAACTACCTCGTCGAAAATGCGACGCGGACGGTTGGTCGCGAGGAACTCCTTAGCGGGCTGTGGCGCAACGCCGAGGAAGTACCCAACGAGCGAACGATCGACGTCCATATCCGGAGGCTGCGTTCCAAGCTCGGCCGACTAGCCAATACGGTTCGGACGGTTCGCGGCCAGGGCTACCGGTTTTACGAGCATCCCGAAGTAATCGTCTGGGCTGCCCCCGAATACTCCATTTAG
- the upp gene encoding uracil phosphoribosyltransferase has translation MRVLVVDHPLVAHKLTVLRDKDTASPVFRQLTEELVTLLAYEATRNVRVEPVEIETPVTTAIGTGLVKPTPLVVPILRAGLGMLEGMTRLVPTAEVGFLGMARNEETLEAITYAERLPDDLTGRQVFVLDPMLATGGTLREAIKFLFKRGAADVTCICLLAAPEGLAALQAELEDANVTIVLASIDEKLNENAYIVPGLGDAGDRLYGVVG, from the coding sequence ATGCGCGTACTGGTTGTAGATCATCCCCTTGTAGCCCACAAACTCACAGTCCTCCGGGACAAGGACACGGCTTCACCGGTGTTCCGGCAGCTGACGGAGGAGCTGGTCACGTTGCTCGCCTACGAGGCGACCCGCAACGTCCGGGTGGAACCCGTTGAGATTGAAACCCCCGTGACAACAGCCATCGGAACCGGACTCGTGAAGCCCACTCCACTGGTGGTCCCGATTCTCCGCGCTGGCCTGGGCATGCTGGAGGGAATGACCCGTCTGGTCCCCACTGCCGAAGTGGGCTTCCTTGGCATGGCCCGCAACGAGGAAACCCTCGAGGCCATCACCTACGCCGAACGGCTGCCCGATGACCTGACCGGGAGGCAGGTCTTTGTTCTTGATCCGATGCTGGCCACCGGCGGCACCCTGCGTGAAGCCATCAAGTTCCTCTTCAAGCGCGGCGCGGCCGATGTCACCTGCATCTGCCTGCTGGCTGCACCGGAAGGACTTGCAGCCCTGCAGGCAGAACTCGAGGACGCTAACGTCACCATCGTTCTGGCCTCCATTGACGAGAAGCTTAACGAAAACGCCTACATCGTGCCGGGCCTCGGCGACGCTGGCGACCGCCTGTACGGCGTGGTCGGCTAG
- the tadA gene encoding tRNA adenosine(34) deaminase TadA encodes MPRTSPGASPLHSLWMGLALDAARRAEQTADVPIGAVVVGPDGTVLGTGWNEREASGDPTAHAEVLALRRAAAATGSWRLDDCTLVVTLEPCAMCAGASVLARIPRVVFGAWDPKAGASGSVFDVLRERRLNHWTEVIPGVRENECAELLRSFFAAHRRER; translated from the coding sequence ATGCCTCGAACCTCCCCCGGAGCCAGCCCACTCCATTCCCTGTGGATGGGCCTCGCCCTCGACGCTGCCCGGCGGGCCGAACAGACGGCTGACGTGCCGATCGGAGCCGTCGTCGTCGGCCCTGACGGAACGGTACTGGGCACCGGCTGGAACGAGCGGGAGGCGTCCGGCGACCCGACCGCCCATGCGGAGGTGCTGGCCCTGCGGCGTGCGGCGGCGGCCACAGGCAGTTGGCGGCTGGATGACTGCACCCTGGTGGTCACGCTGGAGCCATGCGCCATGTGCGCCGGGGCGTCCGTCTTGGCACGTATTCCCCGCGTGGTGTTCGGGGCCTGGGATCCCAAGGCCGGGGCCTCCGGGTCGGTTTTCGACGTCCTCCGCGAACGGCGGCTCAACCACTGGACCGAGGTCATCCCTGGGGTGCGTGAGAATGAATGTGCCGAGCTGCTGCGCAGCTTTTTCGCTGCCCACCGCCGGGAACGGTAG
- a CDS encoding pyridoxamine 5'-phosphate oxidase family protein produces MNAQQDGMKELHKVLKDADIAILTTINGEGQLVSRPLAVQKTEFDGDLWFFTEDPSPKTAEIRTNPQVNVSVSSGKGYVSITGTASVTKDRAKIDELWSASVEPWFENGKDDTSVALIKVDADTAEYWTLDSPKIVSAFKIAKGLITGERADPGKNEVVDL; encoded by the coding sequence ATGAACGCGCAGCAGGATGGCATGAAAGAACTTCACAAGGTCTTGAAGGACGCGGACATCGCGATCCTCACCACTATCAACGGTGAGGGCCAGCTGGTCAGCCGCCCACTCGCCGTACAAAAAACCGAGTTCGACGGCGATCTGTGGTTCTTCACCGAGGACCCGTCACCAAAGACCGCCGAGATTCGCACCAACCCTCAGGTAAACGTCTCGGTCAGCAGCGGCAAGGGCTACGTCTCGATCACCGGCACAGCATCTGTGACCAAGGACCGAGCGAAGATCGACGAGCTGTGGAGCGCGTCGGTGGAGCCATGGTTCGAGAACGGCAAGGACGACACATCGGTTGCCCTGATCAAGGTCGACGCCGACACCGCCGAATACTGGACCCTCGACTCCCCGAAGATCGTCTCGGCATTCAAGATCGCCAAGGGCCTGATCACCGGCGAGCGCGCCGATCCAGGCAAGAACGAGGTCGTCGACCTCTAG
- a CDS encoding low molecular weight phosphatase family protein — protein sequence MTNHSDERADRVLPAVLFVCVKNGGKSQMAAGLMKHEAGAQVLVSSAGIKPGAAINALSAEVLIDLGIDISSEKPTLLTEDNMRAAGLVVVLGTEAQVPAVDGVAVEVWDTDEPSLRGIEGRDRMELVRDDIHARVRDLRDRLLPAD from the coding sequence ATGACGAATCATTCCGACGAGCGTGCGGACCGCGTGCTTCCTGCTGTGCTGTTCGTGTGCGTCAAGAACGGCGGTAAGTCCCAAATGGCTGCCGGCCTGATGAAGCATGAGGCGGGCGCCCAGGTCCTCGTCTCATCGGCCGGTATCAAGCCGGGTGCGGCAATCAACGCCCTCTCGGCCGAGGTCCTGATTGATCTGGGTATCGATATCAGTAGCGAAAAGCCGACGCTGCTTACCGAAGACAACATGCGTGCCGCGGGACTTGTCGTGGTGTTGGGGACCGAAGCCCAGGTGCCTGCCGTTGACGGGGTTGCAGTGGAGGTGTGGGACACCGACGAGCCCTCACTGCGGGGAATCGAAGGCCGCGACCGGATGGAGTTGGTCCGTGATGACATCCACGCCAGGGTCCGGGATCTCAGGGACCGCCTGCTCCCAGCGGACTAG
- a CDS encoding DUF3253 domain-containing protein: MPVENEVMAHRQRETARVPEDKTCVSCGRRIQWRAKWTSNWDEVRYCSADCRRRGVTQIDQELEARILTLLRTASSIGSADAAHAVGGDGWRDLVEPARRAARRLVSAGQVQIIQNGSVVDPSTAKGPFRIRRTR, encoded by the coding sequence ATGCCCGTGGAGAATGAGGTGATGGCCCACCGACAGCGCGAAACGGCTCGCGTACCGGAAGACAAGACCTGCGTATCCTGCGGGCGACGGATTCAATGGCGGGCCAAGTGGACCTCGAACTGGGACGAGGTGCGCTATTGCTCCGCCGACTGCCGACGCCGCGGGGTGACCCAGATTGATCAGGAGCTGGAAGCCCGGATCCTCACCCTGTTGAGGACGGCATCGAGCATCGGCTCGGCGGACGCCGCCCACGCGGTGGGTGGCGACGGCTGGCGGGACCTTGTCGAGCCCGCGCGGCGAGCAGCCCGGCGGCTGGTGAGCGCCGGCCAGGTCCAGATCATCCAGAACGGGTCAGTGGTCGATCCGTCCACTGCGAAAGGGCCCTTCCGTATCCGTAGGACGCGGTAA
- the rlmH gene encoding 23S rRNA (pseudouridine(1915)-N(3))-methyltransferase RlmH, with translation MALKILAVGKKHEAWVSDGIARYEKRLKKPFDLGWQLIPHSSRENDAARREESERLLAKLTVDDFVILLDERGKALDSPGLARTLQQPIDNARTVVMIIGGAYGVDPSVHARANLVWSLSPLVFPHQLVRLILAEQLYRAQEIAGGRPYHHE, from the coding sequence GTGGCACTGAAGATTCTGGCGGTCGGCAAGAAGCACGAGGCGTGGGTCAGCGACGGCATCGCGCGGTACGAGAAGCGCCTCAAGAAGCCGTTCGACCTGGGCTGGCAGCTGATCCCCCACTCGTCGCGGGAAAACGATGCAGCCCGCCGGGAAGAGTCCGAGCGGCTGCTGGCGAAACTCACAGTGGACGACTTTGTGATCCTGCTCGACGAACGGGGCAAGGCCCTGGATTCGCCGGGCCTGGCCCGCACCCTGCAGCAACCCATTGATAACGCCCGCACGGTGGTCATGATTATTGGCGGAGCCTATGGCGTGGACCCGTCGGTGCATGCCCGGGCCAATCTGGTGTGGTCCCTCTCCCCCCTCGTGTTTCCCCACCAGCTGGTGCGGTTGATCCTCGCCGAGCAGCTCTACCGTGCGCAGGAGATTGCCGGCGGTCGGCCCTACCACCACGAGTAG
- a CDS encoding YcnI family protein — protein sequence MKTSARRTVTTSALAATTAGLMALGLGTASAHVNVSPASTTAGGYTQLNFSVPSESDTALTEKIEVQLPTDSPFTSVRAKPVEGWTAEVVRGELPEPVEIDGATVTEGVLSVIWTADSAEDQLTADEYQIFSLSVGRLPEEGTTVTLPAIQTYSDGSVSSWDEVAEEGAEEPESPAPSFVTTAETEEGGHHSTEAADEAEAADAEQASATESTTNQPVLWVALAAGLLGLVAGVLALVRTRSTK from the coding sequence ATGAAGACTTCAGCACGCCGCACTGTCACCACCTCCGCGCTCGCCGCCACCACTGCCGGCCTCATGGCGCTGGGCCTCGGCACAGCGTCAGCACACGTGAACGTCAGCCCGGCCAGCACGACTGCCGGCGGTTACACGCAGCTCAACTTTTCGGTGCCCAGCGAGTCGGACACCGCACTGACCGAGAAAATTGAGGTCCAGTTGCCGACCGATTCACCCTTCACCTCGGTCCGGGCAAAGCCAGTCGAGGGCTGGACCGCCGAAGTAGTCCGTGGCGAACTTCCAGAGCCCGTGGAAATCGATGGAGCCACCGTCACCGAGGGTGTGTTGTCGGTGATCTGGACGGCGGACAGTGCGGAAGACCAGCTCACGGCCGACGAATACCAGATCTTCTCCCTGTCAGTCGGGCGACTCCCGGAAGAAGGAACCACCGTGACGCTGCCTGCCATCCAGACCTACTCTGATGGCAGTGTGTCCAGCTGGGATGAGGTCGCCGAGGAAGGCGCGGAGGAGCCCGAGAGCCCCGCTCCGTCCTTCGTCACCACGGCCGAGACCGAAGAGGGTGGACATCACAGCACGGAAGCGGCCGACGAGGCCGAGGCAGCTGACGCCGAGCAGGCCTCCGCCACCGAGTCCACCACCAACCAGCCGGTCCTCTGGGTGGCTCTCGCCGCCGGCCTGCTCGGCCTGGTCGCTGGCGTACTGGCCCTGGTCCGGACCCGCAGCACCAAGTAA
- a CDS encoding DUF4232 domain-containing protein — MGIHTRTSSKAAAVLAALSTIALLAGCGTSDPADQDTTAPAAEVSTSAESSEEPAEEPTEAQSESASPGPATSATPTAEASEGPSATEPAEAGMCTAADLSAVVETPMGAGGAGTVERTLILSNTSDAECTMTGYPGVSYVDAAEAQVGAPADREPGVEVPTVVLEPGQSAISTLLQTSAQNYGDACNLTDTTGVRIYPPGATDSLIALQESVGCAAEDIVLMTIGPMAAM; from the coding sequence ATGGGTATCCACACACGGACTTCGTCCAAAGCCGCTGCCGTCCTCGCGGCCCTGAGCACCATCGCTTTACTCGCGGGCTGTGGAACATCAGACCCCGCCGACCAGGACACCACTGCGCCCGCGGCCGAGGTCAGCACATCGGCCGAGTCCTCTGAAGAGCCGGCGGAGGAGCCCACCGAAGCACAAAGCGAGTCGGCCTCTCCCGGACCGGCGACCTCTGCCACCCCCACCGCGGAAGCCTCCGAGGGGCCGTCTGCTACCGAGCCGGCCGAGGCCGGGATGTGCACTGCGGCAGATCTCTCCGCGGTGGTGGAGACCCCCATGGGTGCGGGCGGCGCCGGGACGGTGGAGCGCACCCTCATCCTCTCGAACACCTCGGACGCGGAATGCACCATGACCGGCTACCCGGGCGTGTCCTACGTGGATGCGGCTGAGGCACAGGTGGGCGCCCCCGCTGACCGGGAACCCGGCGTCGAGGTCCCCACCGTGGTCCTGGAGCCGGGCCAATCGGCAATCTCCACCCTCTTGCAGACGAGTGCCCAGAACTACGGGGACGCCTGCAACCTCACCGACACCACCGGTGTGCGCATCTATCCGCCGGGCGCCACCGATTCCCTGATCGCGCTCCAGGAATCGGTTGGTTGCGCAGCCGAGGACATCGTCCTGATGACCATCGGCCCGATGGCTGCCATGTAG